TTCGTAAAATGGCGAATGTACAGAATCAATTGCCAGATTTCTTCATCGGACAATTCTTTATACGCAGGCATCGCCGTGCCGAACGAACCCGATTGGATGATCCAGAACATCTGACCGTCCGAAATTTCATTCATCGTGGTCTTGCAATGAAAATTTCGCGGCTCCGGCGCCAGGCGTTTGTATTCCGGTCCCTTCCCGTTGCCGTTCACGCCGTGGCAATCCTTGCAGGGCTTCGGTTTGGCGTCGAGATGGTACAGGGCCTCGCCCGCCCTGAAATTAACGGGAAGATCGTCCACAGGACTGCCCATTCTCATGTATTCCGGGGGCGCCCTTCGCGTGTTCCGTTTCTGGGGGCAGGTCCCCTGCATTTTGGCGCTCGGGTTCAATGAAAAAACCGGCCCCTGAGGACGCGACACATCCAGATCGCCATCCTTTTCCGACGCAGACGCGCCAAGAAGGAAGAAACAGACGATGCAGGTTCCCAGAACCTTCAGGTTGTTATTGTTTGTCATCAAGCGCTCTTCTTCGCAGAATCAAAATGCCAGAACCAGCCCCAGCACGCCGGTATGTTCCTTTTCCGTATGAGTCGACCGCACGGTCTCCAGATCGCCGGTGAACTCGAGCATGAGCTTGAAATTTCTCGCCATGAAATAGCTCAGGTTCGCCGTCACCGTATGCGCGTCGAGAGCCCTGTTTTCGTTGACCTGCGCGCGGTTGTACAACAAAGACCCGATCACATCTTCGTTGATCGTGTAAGTGGCTCCGACCAGCGCGCCCCAGGACTCGATCCGGCGTCCGTTTGAGAGACTGAAAGTCGGGTTGGAATCTTCTCCATACAAGACGCTCCCCCAGAGACCGAGATCGCCGGACAGGTTGAACTCAAATTTAGGCCCCACCCGAAAAAACTCGTTATTGACCGACTGGTTGTTGCGCTCGCGCCCGCTGTAACCGTATAACCCGACGCTCTGATCGCCGACGTCCAAACTAACCAAGCCGTAGAAATTCTTAAAATTATCCGAATCAAAATTTCGCTCGCTGTCCGCCAGACCGATTCCGTTGCCGTTGGCGATCGCCGTCACAATGCCCATGCTCACTCCGTCGGAAACGTCAAAACTGTAGGACACTTCCGCCGCGCGGTCATAGGTCAACTGAAAGCCGCTGTTACTCACCGCCGTGACAAAATACTGAAAGTCCTGAAAGGTCAGTCTCTGCTCGCGCGCAAACAGAATGTCGGACACCTGAAACTGCCCGACCCGCAAATCGAGGTCGACGTTCTTGAAGCCATCGTTGAAATAAATGAAAGCGTCTTCAACGCCTGCTACATCGCCGCGCTCGTTAAAAAGAAAATAAAAATAATAGCTGACGTTTTTGGTGATCGGCGCGCTGGACAAGAGTTTGATTGTGAACGGAGCCTGCAAATCGCTCGAGGTCGTGGTGTCGTTGCGCGTTCTAAAAAAAGAATCGGCGCGAATCGCAAGCGGCAGATGATCCAACAGTTGAAGTTTTTCGTCGCCGGTGTCCACTTCCTGCTTCGACAAATCTTCGCCCTGCATTCGGTAACCGTTGCCGGCGAAGGATTCGCCAAAGGCGTTCAATTTTGGAAACCCCACATGGCAGGCCATGCAACTGATTTTATAACGGCGGGCAAAAACGGGGATCGCATCAGCAGGGACTGCGATACTCTCAATAAAAAATACTCCCAGTAAAATAAAAACGCTTTTCAAATACCATGACATTCCGCCGTGTGTTCGCATGTTTTTTCTCCTCCAAGAAAAAAACCATTTTCACCTCTTTTTAAACGTGCGAATGAAATGGATCACGCTCCAGCCCTCCTCCTCATTGATATCTTTACCAACGCGGACGGGCATTCCCGTTCCCGGACTTCCATTCTTCAGCACCCACATCATCTCTCCGTCCGTTCGCAAATCCTGCCACTTGGCATCGGTGAAATCCCGCGGGGAATGTCCGGGCAACTTCACTCCCCGACCGTCCTTGCTGTGACAGGTCACGCACAAGCCCTTGCCGAAATACACCTCGCGCCCCTTTTCAATGCGCTCGGGAGTCGGGCGGTAAGGATTGTCCTGATCTTGAATTTTTTCAATGAGTTCCGCAGGCACGCGCGGAACATAGATATCGGGGTGAAAGGCATGAACCGAGGCCGGAGCGATGACCATCAAACAACAGAGAATCCGCCACGCCATTTTTTTCGACATAAAGACCGTCTCCTGAAAATGCCCTCCTCCCTCAAACAGGAGGAGGGCAAATAAACCAAGCAACCATTCTAATGACCGCCAGACATCTCAATTATTCCATTTCGCTTCAAAATTTCGTCGATCACGCTGGACGAATCTGCAGGCTCGGAACTGGCAACCTTCGGCGCGGACGACGGTGAGGAACCCGTTCCATGCATCGCTTCCCAGTGTCCCACCGATTGAGCGATCGACACCGAACCGTCCGGGATGGGCGCTCCATGCGGCCACAAATGAAAGATGATGCCGTCGGTCTTGCCCACATAGGCCGCAAGTTCCGCCTGTTCTTTCGGATCGGAGGGGTTGTGAATGGCGACGCGGCCCGTGGCGATTTCCTGTTCATGATCGTGCCAGTTCTGCTTGTGCGACCATTCGGGGATCACCTGGCGCGCCAATCGTTTGGAAACCATGTACTCGACTTCCGTCATGCGCGCGTTGGGATCGGTCGATTCAAATAAAATACATTGAATGATATCTGCATTGATGGGCTTGCAATAATGATGAAAGGGGCCGACCACCTCGCCATCCATCATATGCGGCGCAGAAACGTGAATGGTGTAGCCTTCCAATGGATTGGCCATGGCCTGCGAAACGGTCAGCGCCAACAGACCCGCTGTCGATAGACACACGCCCTTTACAATGCCTCTAAATTTCGTATACATGCCGCGCTCCTTGCTCAAGATGGTTTAAAAGTTTGGAATACCTTTATCCAAAAAGGAAAAACGTTCTTCTAACTTTCCCCAACCTATCCAACCAAAGCCCCCGGCAAGCCGGGCGCTGGAATCGCCGCGTGAATCCAAAACTCAGGAAACCGGCCCGCGCACCAGACGCAGAAAAGCGTCCTCGCCGGAAATCTTGTCCTGATAACTGCGTCCGCCTTCGTCCTTGTAAGACACCACAACCGCCTTGTTGTGTTTATCCTCGCTGGTCCAGGTGGACCAACCCGGTCCTTTCGGGAAAATGGTGTCGATGTAGATTTTATCGCCGTCTTTATCGACGTTGCGTTTGCGTCGATCGTACAGGGTCTGCGCTTCCTCCGGGGTGGGAAGCCGCCAGTCTGAATAACCTGCAAAGTTTTTATTGTTCATGCGCTGGGCATACTCATTGGCGGTGTACCAATTCACCCATTTGCCGTTCATTTGCCAGTAGTCTTCCTTGATCCACATCAACTTCGTTTCGATATTCAGTATCGAACCGTCGCCGTAATCCAGAAATTTCTGATCGCTGGAAACCTCCACGGGCTGACGTTTCTCATCCGCCCCCACAGGACCGGAAACGGCTAACAACGCGCAGGACGCGATGACGAAAAAACTCAAAATCCAAGGTCTGGAAAAACCATACCTCATAGTAGCCTCCCTACTCAAAATTGCAGGTGTATGGTATATTGAACTATCTATTTTCAGGGTTCAGTCATTCGTATTCTAACAATTACCTGGCATCCTGGCAATTAAAGGAATCTTTCCAAACCTTATTTTCTACTTCGGAAGGGCCGCCCTATGAAATCATTCAGACTGTCGTCTCTTTTCATCCTACTACTTACCGTTTTTGGGCTGTCTGTCCTTCACGAGCCGGTTTTCGCCAAGCCTTCGGACCAGGATCGCTGGAATAAAAAATACGGCACGGAAAAATTCATCTTTGGCAAACGACCGACGCGCTTCATCGAAAATAACTTCCAACTCCTGCCCAAAGGAAAAACGCTGGACATTGCTATGGGCGAAGGACGCAACGGCGTTTTTCTGGCGACCCAGGGTTTCGACGTCACCGGAGTGGATATCTCCGATGTGGGACTGGAAAAGGCGCGCCAACTCGCAGAAGCGAACGGCGTTACGATCCAGACAAAAGTCATGGACCTCGAAAACGACCCGCTCGAAAAAAACGCTTACGATCTCGTCGTCTGCACTTACTACCTGCAACGCGATTTGTTTGCGCAAATGAAGGAGGCGGTTCGACCCGGCGGCATGGTTCTGGTCGAAACCTACAACATGGACTACCTGAACTACGCGCGCTTCAACAAAAATTATCTGCTCGAAACCAACGAACTGCTGGAAGTGTTCAAGGATTTTAAAATCATTCGTTATGAAGCCTACGACGACGGCAAGGAAGCGTATTCGGCGATCATTGCGCAACGCCCTTGAACCTTTCGGATTGTGACTTCTGTTGAACGACTGTTCTTAACGCTGGCCAACGCCTTCCCCGTCTGGGTGATCGTCGGCGCGGCGCTGGCCCTTCTGGAACCGCAAACCGCGCTCTGGTTTCAACCGACCTGGATTCCTTTTTTTCTGAGCGTCATCATGCTCAGCATGGGCCTGACCCTCAACTGGAACGATTTCAAACAGGCACTGAAAGCGCCGCGCCTGCTGGCTCTCGGCGTCGGCCTGCAATACATCGTCATGCCCGCGCTGGGTCTGAGCGTTTCACTGCTCTTCCATCTCCCCGTCGATTACATGATCGGCATTGTGCTGGTCGCCTGTTGCCCCGGCGGAACCGCGTCCAACGTGGTGTGTTTCATCGCCCGCGCCAACGTCGCGCTGTCGGTCAGCCTCACCACCGTGTCCACCGTGCTGGCGGTGATCCTGACGCCTCTGCTAACGACCCTGCTCATAGAACCGCTTTCGAAAGAGTTGTCCGGCGTCTCTGTTCAGGTCGACACCTGGAGCCTGCTCGTCGACACCTTTCAAGTGGTCATCGTTCCTGTTGCCGCAGGCATCCTGCTGAACCGCTACTTCCATCGCGCCGTCAGGAAAATCAATCCCTACACGCCGCTTCTCGCCGTCCTGTCCATCGTATTCATCGTCGACTTCATCCTCGCCGCCAAGAAAGACGCCATCATCGAGACCGGGGCAACCTTGCTCTTCGCCGTTTTGACCTTGCACATTCTGGGATTCATTCTGGGTTTTGTTTTGACCCGCGCGATGGGCTACCAGCGTTGCGACGCGCAAACCGTGTCGATTGAGGTAGGGATGCAAAACTCAGGATTGGCGACGGAACTGGCGCGCTCCAATTTTCCCGCCTTTGGAATGGCGACCGTGCCCGGCGCGATTTCCGCCTTGTCGCATTGCATTCTGGGAAGCATCGTCGCCGGCCTGTGTCGCTGGGTGGAGGCGAAAGAAAAGAGAAGGAATGAAAAGTTTGAAGGATTGGAAGAACTCTGAAACGCTAGCCTGATTTTTTGACGGGAACGGCTTGAAATGCGAATCCAATCGCGAAGTTTTCAGGGGAAATCCGCATCGCCTGCTGATAAATCGCAGTCTTCAAAGCTCCAGCGAGGATCGGGGCTTCCGGGATTTCGCATTCGATCTGGAAACCCGAGGACTCCAGCAATTCGCGCGAGCTGGCGCGGGTGAAGAAACGCAGATGCGTGCGATCCATTATGCCCTCATCCTCATAACGCCAGCGCCCGCACAACAGGTTCAAACGATTGGTCCAGTAAGCGACATTCGGCAAGGAAACGATCAGACGCCCGCCTTCCTTCAAGGCGTCGGACGCAAGACGCAAAACGCGCTCCGGTTCGCGCAGATGCTCCAGCACGTCGGCAAAGACCACCGCGTCATAATCTCCATAGGCGACGACGTCGTTTTCCACGCAGGCCCGCCATAGATTTGCATAAGACTCCCGATACAGCATTCGATCCAGCGAGGCGTCGAGACCATCCACGCTCTCAGCCCTGCCGGACAAGGCGAGCGCCAGATGCCCCTGACCGCAACCCACATCGAGAACCCGGCTCCCCGGCGCGATCAGCGACGCCAGCAAATCGTATTTCAGCATGTGCGGAATCGCATTCTGTTACTTGCTCCCATTGCTTTCAGGGGGACGAATCAAATCCCAGGTCAGGGTCTGGTCGGAAAAAATCTGCGTTCGGGACACGCAACCGATCGCGCGTTCAAGCTGTCCCGGCTGGATACCCGTTCCCGGTCGCTTGACGCCGATCATCTCCCGCGTCAAGACGGTTCCCGGTTCGATGTCCACGAGCGCCGTCAGACTGCGCCGCGCCGATTGCTTGACCGGCTCCTCCTCCGGTTGGGATTCCTTGACCGCCTTCCCCAGGGTCTGGAAAATATTTTGGCTGAGCGTTTTGAGTTCGCGCAATTCTCCCGGCTCAATCGACAAGGGTTGATCCGGGCCGGGGAGTTTTCGATCCAGCGTGAAATGCTTTTCAATCATCGCCGCTCCCAGAGCCGTCGCCGCGAGGGCAGATGCAGAATCCATCGTATGATCGGAAAGCCCGACGGGAACGCCCAGCGTTTCGCGCAATAAAGGCAGGCAGTTCAGATTCATCTCTTCCCGCACAGCCGGGTAATGCGAAACGCAATGCAGAACCACCAGTCGCTCATTGCCCGCATCTCGAATGACCTGGGCCGCCGCTTTCGTTTCTGCAAGCGAGCTGGTTCCTGAGGAAAGAACCACCGGTCTCCCCAGTCGCGCCACGCGTTTCAAAAATTCATGATAGGTCAAATCCGGCGAGGCGATTTTAAAAGCGGGGCAACCCAGATCCGCCAGCATCTCCAGCGACTGATCGTCGAAAGGCGCGGAGAACAGCGGCAGATCCAGTTCTTTGGCCAGTTCGAACAGAGCCGCATACTCTTCTCTTTTTAACTCGTAGCGCTGAAAAAATTCATATTGATGGATGTTCGTCTCCGGGTGATCCGGGTCGCGCATCAAAGCCCGCCTCGACACCAGTTCCGTCGACACAAAGGTCTGCAACTTCACCGCGTCGGCCCCGTTTTCCTTGGCGGAACGCAACATGCGCTTGGCCAGTTCGACGTCTCCATTATGATTGAGACCCACTTCGGCGACAATCCAGGGCGCGACGCCGTCGCCCAGCGGCTGACCGCAAAAATCAAATGACAGATTGGAAGAGTTCATTATAGAAAAGGGAAAATTGTTAGATCCAGCAATCGTTGATTGAACAGACGCCGCAAGCTCGGCGCCCCACAGACACACTGTTTAATTTTTAACAAAGCGTTGAATATAACGACCGCAACCGGGGAACAGGGTTTCGAGTCGTTTTGCCCCATCCAGAGAAATCGGACGGAGCCACAGAAGAATCCCAAAAAATGATAGCAGATAAACGACGCCGCTCAAAATCACCGCGTCAATGCCCGCGCGGTATAAGACGGCGCCAGGCAGGGCCGCCAGCAGACACCAGCCGCCGCGCGTCAGCACGTCGGCGATCGTTGCGCGAATATCCAGTAATTTGCTCAAAGCGTATAAATGACGGGCAACGACGTAAACCATGGAAATCCCGGTGCCTGCAATCGCCCCGGTCGCACCATAGGCCGGGATCAGAAGAAAATTCAGGGCAAGATTCAGAACGCTCGCTTCGATGGTCGAACTCAAGGCGACCCCTCTTTGTTGCAAAGTAAACAACATGGAGTAAGTGAAATTGAGTCCAAGAAGCGTCTGCAAGCCCGCCAGCGATGCGAACAAAACCAGCATTCCCCCCGCTTCGGCGAACGCCTCGCCGTAAATGAAACGCAATATTGCTTCCGCATTGAAAATCACAAAGGCGTAAAACGGCGCCGTCAGAAAACAGGCGATGCCCATGATTTCGCGAAACAGATTCGACAATCCCTCGCGCGAATCCCTGGCGTGGCTTTCCGAAAAAAGAGCAAAGGCCATCGGCGAAACGCCCGCAAGCAAAAAAGCCAGCATACCGGTGAATCCCGTGACCAGATGATACAAGCCCACGCTTGCCGGGTCGATGCGAAAAACGTTCATCAAAACCACATCCGCCTGCGTCATCAATCCAAAACCCAACAGGCCCACCCAATAGGAACTCCAGGACAATCGCGCCGTCTCATCCAGCGGCGGACGCTTGCGCGGAGCCGCCCAGGAATCTCGGCTCCAGAACAGGTAAAGCAAAACGTTGACGCTGACAGAAATGACATAGGCCCATATCACCCCCGCCACGCCATAATCGAGAGCGATGAAAACAGCCGCCAGGCATAAATTCAAAAACGCGCATCCCGATTCTACCGATGCGATGAGTTTGTAACGCAATTGCGTCATGAACAGGGAACTCAACAGGGAGTCAATCGTGATCGCGGAAAAATAAAACAGCAGAGCGACGCGATGTTCGACCAGTTGAGGTTGACCGATGCTTTCAAAATAAGCAGGGATCAGGAAATAAAGCAGGATGCAAGCCAGCCCCGTCGACAGAAAGCGAACCCCCAGCAGGCAAGCGACCAGCCATCGCCCGAGAGAACCTTCGGGATCCTGCACATTCAATTCGGGTAATTTCTTATGCAGGGCGGATTCCAGACCCAGCGTGTTCAGCAATCGCGCAAAGACCGGGACCGCCAGCAAGGTCGCGTAGATTCCCAACAGTTCTTTGCCCAGGTATCTCGTGAGAAGGATGGAAAGCGCAAACAACTGCAGGTGAACAACGACTTTCCCCAGCGTGGTCCAGGGCAGGTTGGATAAGAAGCGGTTGAAGGGAGGCGCGGTCAAGGGGTCTCGGCTCGTTGGATTAATAACAGCGCTGGCACAAGGTTTGGGTTTTTTACGGGTCGGCGCTATAGTATTCGTCGGTATTCAACCCGACAATCTTAACATCGAAAGGAGACATCGCCCATGCCGACATTTAACGTCCTGATAGCCACCCAGTTCAACGATATCGCCGACGCGGCCCGAAGCGAAATCACAGATCGGCTGGGAGAACACGGTTTTGAGGCGATCCCCACCATCGACGGCATGTGGGAAATGGCCTGCGACGCTGAAGATGAAACCGACGCGAAAGACACCGCCATCGAAAAATTCGTCAACGTGTGCCGAACCTATCCCTTCGAATTGCGTTTGGTGGTCCAGTGCGGAAGCTCACAAATCGTCCGGCGTCGCAAACAATTCGAGCCGTGATCCCGGCGACCGATCATAAGCGGTGGGTGATATTTTCCTGGGCGATCATGAAGATATGCCGACCCTGCGGCGTCTCTACGGGGCCGTAAACAACGCCTTTATTGAGCGCCTGCCGCTTGCCCTCGGCGCGCAAATGCGCTTCAAACTCATGGTTATCGAAGGTGAAGTATTCCTGCGACGGCGATGAAAAACTGCCGGGCGAAAAATCTTCCCAGTTGAGGTCCAGCCAGCCCAGATTGCCGCCCTCGTCCTTCGACTTGCACAGGCTGTATTTTTCAGCGAGACGCATCAGCATTTTAACTCGCGGCACTTCGCCGCTGACCGCCTCGATGGTTTCCTTTAAAAGATTGGCCACATCTTCTTTTGCTACGACGATATGTCGTATTTGAACTTTGCGAGAACTCGCCATAATTTAATCACTCCAACGTTGCGTCGACAACCGGCGGAAATCCAGAGCGCTCCGCCGTTCAACCGGTCACTATTAAAAACGTATCATAGATGATTTCCCCAGCGGATTTCCAGAGAAAGAAAATGGCTCCGTTGATTCCTTCCGGGAACACAGTATGCTAGATTATCCCGACTTGATACCTTTTATTTAATCATACACCCGCGATTTCCATGCCGATCGACACGACCGCTCCCCTGATTCTCGCTTCCCAATCGCCGCGCAGAAAAGAATTGCTACGCGCAATCACGCCCGATTTCGATATCGTGCCGAGTCATGCGGAAGAGATCATCGACCCGACGCGCAACGCCGAAGAAAACGCATCGCATCTGGCGGAACTCAAGGCGCAATTTGTCGCCGCGCACTACCCGGACCGCTGGGTGCTGGGCGCCGACACGCTGGTCGTTCTCGGCGAGGAGATCATCGGAAAACCCAACGACGCCGCCCACGCAATGGAAATTCTGCGCTCACTGAGCGGTCAGGCGCATCGCGTCATCACCGGCGTTGCCATCGTTCACAATGAACAGGTCTTCAGCTCCGCGACGGTTTCTCATGTTCACATCAAACCCTTGAGCGCCGACGCAATTGAAAAATACGTCGCAACGGGAGAGCCTCTCGACAAGGCGGGCGCCTACGCCATTCAAGGCGAGGGAGCCGCGCTGGTCCAGCGTCATGAAGGCTCGTACGACAACATCGTCGGCCTGCCGCTCGACAGCGTTCGCCGCTTGTTAGAGCTTGCAAAGTTCCCCGCTCCCTAACGGTCTCCCTTAAAAAACCTTGACAAACAGGCCGAAATGGGATTTTCATAGCTCTTGATTTTTTAAAAATTGCTTGCGGAATCCCTGAAAACGCTTCTACAATGAACCATCGACAACGTCCCTCAATGCGACGGAGTATCAAAGGGTTTCGCTATGATTCCCCAATTACAGGAAAGATCGATCCATGATAAAGATTCACGGTTTTTGCCAGAAATGCGAA
This window of the Candidatus Nitrohelix vancouverensis genome carries:
- a CDS encoding cytochrome c gives rise to the protein MSKKMAWRILCCLMVIAPASVHAFHPDIYVPRVPAELIEKIQDQDNPYRPTPERIEKGREVYFGKGLCVTCHSKDGRGVKLPGHSPRDFTDAKWQDLRTDGEMMWVLKNGSPGTGMPVRVGKDINEEEGWSVIHFIRTFKKR
- a CDS encoding DUF1566 domain-containing protein, producing the protein MRYGFSRPWILSFFVIASCALLAVSGPVGADEKRQPVEVSSDQKFLDYGDGSILNIETKLMWIKEDYWQMNGKWVNWYTANEYAQRMNNKNFAGYSDWRLPTPEEAQTLYDRRKRNVDKDGDKIYIDTIFPKGPGWSTWTSEDKHNKAVVVSYKDEGGRSYQDKISGEDAFLRLVRGPVS
- a CDS encoding cytochrome c, producing the protein MTNNNNLKVLGTCIVCFFLLGASASEKDGDLDVSRPQGPVFSLNPSAKMQGTCPQKRNTRRAPPEYMRMGSPVDDLPVNFRAGEALYHLDAKPKPCKDCHGVNGNGKGPEYKRLAPEPRNFHCKTTMNEISDGQMFWIIQSGSFGTAMPAYKELSDEEIWQLILYIRHFTK
- a CDS encoding polysaccharide biosynthesis protein; this encodes MTAPPFNRFLSNLPWTTLGKVVVHLQLFALSILLTRYLGKELLGIYATLLAVPVFARLLNTLGLESALHKKLPELNVQDPEGSLGRWLVACLLGVRFLSTGLACILLYFLIPAYFESIGQPQLVEHRVALLFYFSAITIDSLLSSLFMTQLRYKLIASVESGCAFLNLCLAAVFIALDYGVAGVIWAYVISVSVNVLLYLFWSRDSWAAPRKRPPLDETARLSWSSYWVGLLGFGLMTQADVVLMNVFRIDPASVGLYHLVTGFTGMLAFLLAGVSPMAFALFSESHARDSREGLSNLFREIMGIACFLTAPFYAFVIFNAEAILRFIYGEAFAEAGGMLVLFASLAGLQTLLGLNFTYSMLFTLQQRGVALSSTIEASVLNLALNFLLIPAYGATGAIAGTGISMVYVVARHLYALSKLLDIRATIADVLTRGGWCLLAALPGAVLYRAGIDAVILSGVVYLLSFFGILLWLRPISLDGAKRLETLFPGCGRYIQRFVKN
- a CDS encoding OBAP family protein, whose translation is MYTKFRGIVKGVCLSTAGLLALTVSQAMANPLEGYTIHVSAPHMMDGEVVGPFHHYCKPINADIIQCILFESTDPNARMTEVEYMVSKRLARQVIPEWSHKQNWHDHEQEIATGRVAIHNPSDPKEQAELAAYVGKTDGIIFHLWPHGAPIPDGSVSIAQSVGHWEAMHGTGSSPSSAPKVASSEPADSSSVIDEILKRNGIIEMSGGH
- a CDS encoding class I SAM-dependent methyltransferase, yielding MKSFRLSSLFILLLTVFGLSVLHEPVFAKPSDQDRWNKKYGTEKFIFGKRPTRFIENNFQLLPKGKTLDIAMGEGRNGVFLATQGFDVTGVDISDVGLEKARQLAEANGVTIQTKVMDLENDPLEKNAYDLVVCTYYLQRDLFAQMKEAVRPGGMVLVETYNMDYLNYARFNKNYLLETNELLEVFKDFKIIRYEAYDDGKEAYSAIIAQRP
- a CDS encoding class I SAM-dependent methyltransferase encodes the protein MLKYDLLASLIAPGSRVLDVGCGQGHLALALSGRAESVDGLDASLDRMLYRESYANLWRACVENDVVAYGDYDAVVFADVLEHLREPERVLRLASDALKEGGRLIVSLPNVAYWTNRLNLLCGRWRYEDEGIMDRTHLRFFTRASSRELLESSGFQIECEIPEAPILAGALKTAIYQQAMRISPENFAIGFAFQAVPVKKSG
- the maf gene encoding septum formation protein Maf, with product MPIDTTAPLILASQSPRRKELLRAITPDFDIVPSHAEEIIDPTRNAEENASHLAELKAQFVAAHYPDRWVLGADTLVVLGEEIIGKPNDAAHAMEILRSLSGQAHRVITGVAIVHNEQVFSSATVSHVHIKPLSADAIEKYVATGEPLDKAGAYAIQGEGAALVQRHEGSYDNIVGLPLDSVRRLLELAKFPAP
- a CDS encoding bile acid:sodium symporter family protein, translating into MTSVERLFLTLANAFPVWVIVGAALALLEPQTALWFQPTWIPFFLSVIMLSMGLTLNWNDFKQALKAPRLLALGVGLQYIVMPALGLSVSLLFHLPVDYMIGIVLVACCPGGTASNVVCFIARANVALSVSLTTVSTVLAVILTPLLTTLLIEPLSKELSGVSVQVDTWSLLVDTFQVVIVPVAAGILLNRYFHRAVRKINPYTPLLAVLSIVFIVDFILAAKKDAIIETGATLLFAVLTLHILGFILGFVLTRAMGYQRCDAQTVSIEVGMQNSGLATELARSNFPAFGMATVPGAISALSHCILGSIVAGLCRWVEAKEKRRNEKFEGLEEL